A region of the Microcystis aeruginosa FD4 genome:
GAAGGCAATTCGCCCCTACAATAATATTATTTCGCCAATGGTAGGGGCGCACCGCGTGCGCCCAAAATGTCATCTGGATATTTCGACAAAATTGAGATGCACCAGGCATAACCATCTCTGTCATTACTTTTGAAAAATGGTATAACACACCTTATTTTTGTTTGAATTAGAGAAGACAGAAAGGGACAACCCAAAAGAAAACCCAACCACCGCGATGGGGAGATTGGGTTTTCTGGTTATCAATTGATTTTAAGGAGCTAAAGCGTTACCGCGCAGGAGAGAACCGATGGTTTTAGCAGTAATCTTCATCTGTACGAGAGGATTAGCGGGAACAACGGTTTTATAGAGATAACTGTCAAAAGTCATCTTCTGTACGTCCTTATCGGAACACATTTCCACAAAAGCTTCCCGGGTGGCATCGGTACGGTAGAAAACCCGTTGCAGGATATCTAACACCAGATAGGTCATACCGTATTTCTTATCCCAACGCTTCAGGTAGAGTTTTAACTCCTCCTCTGTGGGAATACGTTGGCCGCCGTTGGTGACTTCGACAATGGTTTCCGCACACATCCGCGCCGATTTAGCGGCGAAATAGATGCCTTCTCCCGAAGACTTAGTAACGGTTCCCGCAGCATCACCAACGAGGGCTACACGACCAACTACACGGCGAGGACGGGGATGTTCAGGGATGGGGTGAGCCTCCACGCGGATGATTTCGCCCCCTTCCAGACGACGGGCCGCGCGAGCGCGAATACCAGCTTGTAGGTCTTTAATCATGGCTTTATTGACCTTCATTGTGCCAGTACCGACGGCGACGTGATCGTATTTGGGGAATACCCAAGCGTAGAAGTCGGGGGATACGTCTTTTCCTACATACATTTCGGCCAGATCTTCGTAGTAGGCCATTTTGTCTTGGGGAAGACGGATGCGTTCTTGGAAAGCGATCGCATAGTTGTAATCCCCGGCATCAATAGCTTTAGCAATGCGAGAATTAGCACCGTCCGCACCGATAACCACATCCACCTTCAGAGATTTCATTTCCCCTTGAGAATTGCCGTGGGAGTGATCGGCGTAGTGTAGGGTATAGGGATCGGTGCTATTGGTGGGAATGTCGAGACCGTAAACGGTTCCGTTGATTAAATGCGCTCCTAATTTATGGGCGCGTTCTCTCATAAAACCGTCGAGGACTTCCCGACGACACATTCCGATATATTCGTCTTGATTATCGAGATTAATATCGACTTCGACGTTAGAGGGGGAGATCATTTTCATTTTTCTCACCCGGCGATCGATAATTTCAGGAGGTAGGTCAAATTCGCTCACCATACAGAGAGGAATCGCTCCACCACAGGGTTTAGCATTATCTAATTTGCGTTCAAATAAATAGGTTTCAATGCCTGCTTTAGCTAATGTTTCTGCCGCCGAAGAACCGGCCGGCCCTGAACCCACAACAGCGACTCTTAACACTCAGGTTTTCTCCTACATACTTACGAGCGACTACGCTTTGCAGTGTACCACAGGGCTTTCGCCGAAAGAAACGATATCCTCCGATTCTGCCCGATCTTGCAACAGTGCTTAACATCCTCTGTTACAAAAGTTTATTTTATTGTCTGTAGATGTTTTTTGATCGATGTGTTGTATTGTGTTACACCAATAGAGAAAAAAAGTGCTAAACCCCTCTCCCAAACTGGGAAAAGGGGATATTTTCGAGGATTGTTAAGCTCTTGCTTTCAACCAATCGCTAATAGCGGGGGGTAAATCCCGTTGCACTTTGCCACTGACATACATTCCGATATGTCCGACCGGGAAAGCACAAGCGGTATAGTCAGAAGTACCGATATAATTCCCTAAAGCGAGGGAAGAAGCGGGAGGTACAAGGTGATCTTTATCCGCATAAAGATTGAGAATTGGCATGGTCAGATTGTGTAAATCTACCCGTTTATCTCCTAACATCACTTCCCCTTTAATCAGTTTATTTTGCTGATAGAAATCCTTGAGAAACTGTCGATAGGATTCTCCCGCTTGGTCGGGACTATCAAAAATCCATTTTTCCATACGCAGAAAATTAACTAATTTTGATTCGTCTTCCATGATGTCAGGAAAATCGAGGTATTTCTGATAACCTAACTGCAAAGGTTTCAATTCCAGAAACTCTAAGTTGAGAAAATCTCCCGGGATATTTCCCATAGTATCTACCATTAAATCGATGTCTAACGCTTCGGAACCCAGGGAACACCCCCCGCGCATATTTAAGAGGGTCTCGGTTTGATAAAAGTCCACCGGTGTCACCATTGTCACCAGATTTTTTACCTTATCGGGATAGAGGGAACTATAGCATAAACTAAAGGTTCCTCCCTGACAAATTCCTAACAGATTAATCTTGTCGAGATGATGACTTTGACGAATAAAATCGACGCAATTATCCACATAACCATTGATATAATCATCAAGGGTTAACCAGCGATCGCTTCTGGTGGGATATCCCCAATCAATTAAGTAGATATCTAAGCCTAATTTCAGCAGATTGGCCACTAAAGAACGCCCTTCCTGTAAATCTACCATGTAGGGACGATTGACCAAAGCATAAACCATCAGCAAGGGAATCTCGAAGGGTTTTTCAACCACGGGTTTAAAGTGGTAGAGAATGATTTTATCTTCCCGATAAACTGCTTCTTTTTCCGAGACTCCACACTGAATATCTTCTTCTTTAACTCGTTTGAGATTGTCTAAACCTTTGAGATTTTTCTGAGTTAATTCTAGATAATCTTGGGTAAAATCTTCCAGTTTCACTTGCGTCAAAAATGGCCACATAATTTAATTCTCCTAGGGAAGTTGGGTGATAGGGAAGTGGGGAAGTGGGGAAGTGGGGAAGTGGGGAAGTGGGGAAGTGGGGAAGTGGGGAAGTGGGGAGGTGGGGAGGTGGGGAGGTGGGGAGGTGGGGAGGTGGGGGAATTTCAACTAAAACCCTAAAACCCTAAAACCCTATCTCCTGAATCCTGAATCCTGACTCCTGATAGCTTACCTGATTGTCAAGCACAATTAACTAATTGTTACTTTCTATTTCTTTTTTTTCTCCTAAAGTTTTTTTGAGACTTTTTACCTCTTTGCGTAATTCATAGATAGTCCGATGAATTTCATCGACTTCGCTGCGGGTAGGCAGATTCATTGAGCGCAGGTAAATTTCCATTAAATCCTGCTGTTTGAGGCGATAATCATTGAGGGAATTAATAAATTTTCCTCTTACTTTTAGGTTTTCTGGTTGACAAAAAGCCTTTTCAAAAATATCATCAGCGACGACACTCCACACATCTTGAAATTCTCGCCAATCCTTGACAGGTTGACCTTTTTCTGCTAGGAAAACTAATTTTTTAGTTAAAGCTTCAAAGGATTTAACTTGAATATCAGCCAGCACAATTTGATAGTTAATACTAGCTTGATAAAGAATGCGCCAAGTTTCAAAACTATCGAGTAATTTGCGGTTAAATTCTCGCGGCAATCCCAATAAAGGCATCTGCAACCATTGGCCAAAAGTTTCATCATAAAACTTCTGCCAATAGATATTATTGAGTTCGATTAAAGAAGAAGTGTTACCTAACCAAGCTTTGGTTATTGTGTCATTTGACAGCACCAAAGGATCGAACCATAAATGATTGAGACTTTGCAATTGTTGCAGGTAAATTGTCCATAGTTGACTGACATCTTGACTACTTTGGGAAGTGGTGGCAGTAAAACTATTCAGTTGACCGCGCATCTGTTGGGTATAATTATCTAAAATTGTTTGCCAGTCTTCTCCTGTTTGCATTTTCGGAAAGATACTTTCCCAAGCTTCCATCGATAATTTTAGGAATTTGATCAATAAATCCCGATTATCAAAATAGCGCTGGGTTGCCTCTTGCAATTCTGGTTTAATATTGCCCATAGGAGTCGGTATCGCCCCCATCATATCAAACCAACTTGACCACATTTTTGCGCCAGTTTCCGTCCAAAGATTGACGTAATCGGTGGCCATCTCACTCCAAGCTTGTGTCGGTTTATCCATTATTTTTGCCCTTTTCCTTTAACTCTAATTTCGCTAGTTTACTAACCCACCCTACACCCGATAACTGATAACTGATAAGTCATATTTTTCCAGACTTGGCAATTTTTGCTAGTAATCTTAACGCTTCATTGACTGAGGCTGAATCTTGAAAAATTTCCGCCACATCGGGATCGAGAATGATCACATTACTAGCCTGTCGATAAGCTTGATAATATTTGCCACGAATACCACCAGAAAAGTCATATTCAGTCCGCATCTCGTCATTAACCGTTTCTTCAGACTCCTGATTCATAATTTTTTCTCTCCTGTTTACTAGCTAAACGGGCGCTAATTAAGCGAATCTCATTTTCTCTTTCTGTATGGGATATGACTAACAACTTTTGTAATTTTGACTGTCCTATCGTCAGAAAACGAAACTCACCCACTGAATCAAGCAACTTAGCAGGGACAATAACAAACACATTTTCCATCTTTGAATTAGATAACTGATAACTTACCCACTGATAACTGATAACTGATAACTGATTAGGTGTGATGGGCCCCATTAACTCTGAGGACTTCTCCAGAGACATAACTGCTGGCAATAGGAGAGAGTAAATAAGCAGTTGCCCAGGCGATATCGGCGGGTTCACCGAAGCGACGACAGGGAATTTCGGCGGTGATTTTATCGCGAACTTTCTCGGGAATCGCTAAAGTCATTTCCGTGTTAATAAACCCCGGCGCAATCGCATTGGCGCGAATATTATAACGGGCAGCTTCTCGCGCTAAGGATTTGACTAAACCGATAACTGCCGCTTTTGTGGCCGCGTAATTAGTTTGGCCGGCATTACCGCGATCACCGGAAATAGAACTAATACAAACGATCGATCCCGCTTGTCGTTCGTACATTCCCTCAATAAACGGCTTAATCGTGTGATTAACCCCTTTTAAGTTGACATTAATCACTAAATCCCAATCTAGCGGCGTTAATTTAGGGAAAAAGTTATCTCTGGTAATCCCCGCGTTAGCGACGATGCCATACACTGGCCCCAATTCCGCTTCAATTTGTTGAGCTGCCGCTGCCATCGATTCCAACTTAGTCACGTCGGCAACGATGCCTAAACCCTGGGGATTATCGGTGGCTAAATCGGTGTAGGCCACCTTGGCCCCCAAATCTATCAAAAGAGAGACAATAGCCGCCCCAATGCCTCGATTTCCGCCGGTGACGACGATAACTTTCTCCTCTAGTCCCAGAGATACCATAGCTTTTTCCTCCTAAACTCTTTCAATTGCGATCGCTGTTCCGCCACCGGTCCCATGACAGATGGCCGCCATACCGAGGGTTTTATCCTGTACTTGCAAAGCGTTAATTAACGTCACCAGAATCCGCGCTCCGGAAGCACCGATGGGATGACCTAATGCGATCGCACCACCGTGAACGTTTTGTTTTTCCCTCGCTAACCCCAGATCCATCTCAAAAAGCAGATTATTTAAGGCAAAAGCTTCGTTATTTTCCACTAAATCGAAGTCTTCGAGCGTTTTATCTAGGGATGCCAGTAATTTTTTCACCGCTAGGACGGAGAATTCTGGGAAGCGCTCGGTTTTTCCAGCACCCACAGCACCGCCAAGGATTTTGGCAATTGGTTTTAAACCGTACTGATCCACAGCTTTTTGACTGGCTAAAAGGATAGCGGCGGCCCCATCGGAAATCTGACTACTATTCCCCGCGGTTAAAACTCCCGACGGATTAAAAGCCGTCCGCAGTTTTCCTAACCCTTCTGGGGTACTATCGGGACGAATACCCTCATCTTGATCAATAATTGTGGAACCTTTCTTAGATTTGATCTCAATTGGCACGATTTCGCCCTTAAACCAGCCTTTTTCTGTGGCTGTGGCCGCTCTTTGGTGGGATAAAGCGGCAATTTCGTCTAATGCTTGCCGAGAAACCCCGCGATCGAGACAGAGGCGATCGACTTGGGAACCCATACCCTCACCCGTGGTAGCATCGGTTAAGCCATCGTGGACTAATAGATCCGTTAATTGTTCCGGCGCACCCATGAGGGATTTATAACCCCACCGGGCCCGATGGGAGAGAAAAAAGCCAGTTTGGGACATGGATTCGATGCCACCGGCGAGGACGAGATCCGCTTCTCCTGCGCGAATTGAGGTGGCAGCGTTACTAACGGCCATCATTCCCGAAGAACAAACCATATCCACCCGATATCCGTCCACGCTTACGGGAATTCCCGCTTTAATCGCCGCTTGTCGGGGAATTAACTGACCATGACCCGATCCCAAAACATTGCCGAAAATGTACAAATCTAGGGCTTCTGGGGGCAAATTAGCGATTTCTAGGGCGGATTTCATCACTGTTGCCCCTAAATCGGCCGGGGATAATCCGATTAATCCCCCACCAAAACGACCAATTGGAGTCCGGACAGCGGCCACGATATAAACTTCTTGCATAGACTTCTCTCTATTGGGAAGCGAAGATAATAGATAGAATTTACTTAAGAATATCGAGTCCGAAAAAAGCAAAATCCCAATTTACTGTCATTGGTTAAAAGTTCCTGGCCTCGATGCCTTGAGTTTTTGTCTATCTACTCTCGATTTTGCAACAGAATTTCTGGGTAAGAAGATATATTCATTAGAATTTAACTTTTCTGGCAGCAATCCCCTTTTTTTATGGATTTAGTCAAGCGCCTAGTTTTTATCGGTGGGGGTCATAGTCATGCGATCGCCCTTCGTCTTTGGGGACAATCACCCCTCAAAAACGTTCAATTAACTTTAATTAGTGATGTCACCCATACCCCCTATTCGGGAATGTTACCCGGTCACATCGCCGGTTTTTATGATTTTGCTGAGACTCATATCGATTTACCTTCTCTAGCTAGGTATTCTCAAGCGCAATTCTGTTTAGCTACAGCTAATTTCATAGATACGGAAAAATGTCAAGTAATTTGTAATAATTCTTCACCAATTCCCTTTGATTATCTCTCGATCGATATCGGCAGCATCCCGGCAGTAGATAATGTTATCGGTGCTAAAGAGTACGCTATTCCCGCCAAACCAGTGCCGATTTTTCGGGAAGGATGGCAAGAAATCCTGAAAAAAGCGGTTAGTAACCCTAATAATCCTCTCAATATCGTCATTGTGGGTGGTGGCGCGGGCGGGGTAGAATTAGCTTTAAATATGCAGTCCCGTTTGGCTAAAATTATCAACTCTAGCAGTAATTTGAATTTATCTCTAATTCATCGAGGAAAAAAACTACTACCAGCCCATAATAATTGGGTCGGTCAACGTTTAGAGAAGATTTTTAAACAAAGGGGAATTAGATTATATTTATCAACGAATGTAATAGAGGTAAGACCAGATCAAGTTATCTGTTCATCGGGGTTAGTTTTACCCATAGATTATACAATTTGGGTAACAGCTGCCTCGGCCCCTAGTTGGATTAAAGAGTCGGGATTACTGACAGATGAAAAAGGTTTTATTTTAGTGAATAATTATCTGCAATCTCTTTCCCATCCCCATATTTTTGCCGTGGGAGATATTGCCACGATTCCAGATTATCCCCGTCCGAAAGCGGGAGTTTTTGCCGTCCGACAAGGAAAACCTTTATACGATAATTTACAAAGAATTCTGCAAAATCGGCCCTTAACACCCTATTTTCCCCAGAAAAATTATCTGAGTTTAATCGGTACAGGAGACCAAAAAGCGATCGCATCTTGGGGCGGTTTTGGATGGCAATCACCGTTATTATGGTTATGGAAAGATCGGATCGATCGAGCTTTTATGAGACAATTTGATACGCTCTACGATACTTTACCAAAATCTCGATGATTACGAGTTAATAAAATCACTCCACAGGACAGTGCAATCGCTTCGATTCGAGCATCCATCTTTACCAGAAGAATGCTTAGATAATCTGTGTCTAATAAATATCTCATATAGTCATTTCAGATAAGTCTGATACAGTCTAGACCGACAAAACCCTTAGGAACTCTGGGATTAATATTCTCAATCTTAATTGAAATGACTATAATTCTAATTGTAGTTGAGCGTCGAGACTTGCTACTCAAATTTCTTAAAAAGGTGCGTTGTCAAATTGAAAGATGATCCGAATCAGCACCGGAACTGAAATTACTTTGATAGCAAGGATTGCATTGCATCTTTCATATTCTGATCTGACAACGCCTAAAAAGGTGCGTTACATTCCCTTAACGCACCCTACAAGATCTAAAGTAAAGTTAGAGAACGAATAAGCATAGCATAGGTTTGGTTTCCTTGCGTCAACCCAACCTACAGGGTTTATTTAAGGACAATGTTGGGACTTATCTAATTTATTAATAGCGTTATTTACCCGCATTTTAAATGTTGGATCATTGTAATTTTTTGATGTTTTTAAATTGCAAACCTTTTGATATTGGGGTGAACTCCAATCCTTAATCTTCCCTAAGGTGTAAGCAATATACAAGTTTTTAAGATATGGGTTCTCTTTATTGTCATTGTCACCAACTATGCCGCCGATCAAAGCCTTCACCACTAGGGGTTTTGCTTCTGGATCCTTATTGGCTAACTCACTTAAAGTCAAACTTGCAGTTTTTCGCTCAGACGTAGTAAATTTTTGAATCAAGTGTTCTATTTGGATTGTTACTTTATCAGATTTAAGCTTTGATATACTCGTCGCTTGTTCTTGTGCTTGTTGTTTGTCTTCAGGAGATGGTGGCTCATATAAATGGGGTTGTTGTTCTGAAAATTGCCATAAGATGGATTTACATTTTGTTGCATTGACATTATCAGCTAGTCGGTTAAAGATAGGACCCAAATCTTTACTGCCATGATAAACAGCATCCGTGATACGCGCGAAATTTTCGCATTCGCTTGGGTTTGTAGAGTAGATTACATTTCTGTTGGTTAAAAATATTCCATAAATATCCTTTAGTCTATTTTTGTGCGCTTGTTCTTTCAGATCCTGAATCTCTGCATCTTTTTGAGCAATCTCTCGGTTTTTTTGAGCAATCACTGTATTTTGTTGAGCAATCTCTTGTTGTTTGTCACGAGCTACTAACCCCAGACTAATTAAAGGGATTAATGCACCTGCAACAACAGTTAAAAAAGTTTTTAACCAATGATTATCCTCTTTAAGTTTTTCATATTCTAATATTATCTTGGCTTGTTCAGGATTCAATTTTCTCAGATCTTCAAGTGATACACCTGCATGAGGTAACGCATTCTGATTGTTCCGATTTTGAAACCGTGCTTGCAAATTTTGAAGCCATGCTTGTAGAATTGTCATCTGCTTGTCCTCGTTTGAACGAATTAATATTGCTTGGCTTTACGCCGCTGTAACCAGCGTTTGAACGAAGTAGCACTTTCTGTAGATTGTTTGCCAAGCAACAATCCTTCAATACCGATATCCTCATCGAGTTCTGGCCAATACATACCATAACCTCCACCGCTAATTTGAACATTAACACGCTCAGCCGGACTACCATGAGCCAGACGCGGATACCAACCAATCGGGACAGCAATGGTACGACCGTCTTCGAGGTCAACAGACAGGGTATCATCTGTCACCGTGACACTAACTATTTTAGGCTGGGCCAGTGTCACCACCGCAGAAATCATCCCATTCATGTCTCAATACCTCCAGATGTTCACGGATTATACGCTCAATGTCACGCAACTCTCTGCGATTATAACCGTGATTTGTTGCCAGTGTGACATCGGGATCTAGCCAGAATTTGGCGCTTCGGTTCTCTCGATCTGCGTGTATATGTCGTGGTTCATGGCAATCATAGGAATAGAAGTAGAAGCGGTAAGGACCAGTCCGTAAGGCCGTCGGCATAGGTACAGATTGCCCCCAATCTTGACTTTATCTATTAGACATCTCCAAAAATTATAATCCAGTCACAGCTTGCTTTTAGTTTGTGTACTCACTAAATAGTTCGATAGCTGAAATGTATATCTATCGTTGCTAATTCAATTTCACTGAAAAAATATGAGGCAATTAAAATAATTTTTATTCGGGTAGATTCCTTAACTAGAAAGACTTTTGCTCTTGAGATAATATTAGGTCGAGGTCTATTCTTGACCAAAGATCAAACATAATTAGGGTTTGCTGAATAAATCTAAAAACCTTGTCGGATAACACTTTTGGACTTTTTTGACATCAAAAAGTGCCTGACCTTGGAGTGATCGGGGGGAAAATTCAGGCACTTTTTCCCTGAAAAATAGGTAATTGACCACCTGAAAATCGGTAAAACCCTACACCCTACACCCTACACCCCGCCCCCAGGAAAAACTTTTTGCCGCAAACCCTAATTAAGTATTCATCAGTTATGTAATAATCTGTGCTGACTTCCTGAAACTGTCTGACAGGCTTTTTTACTTTATTAAGCGAAATTTCCTTATAGATATAATCTTTTGAATCCTGAGAATTAGTAATGAATAAAACCAATCTATCAAATTGAATATCTAAAATAGCTTGTGAGATTGCGAGTTGAGTTTTTCCTGTTCCCGCAGGTCCATCAATAAGGATTGGAGTTTTAACTTTATAAAAACCATCTAAAATTTCTTGTTGCTCTTTAGTCAGCTTAATTATAGTTTGTCCCTCATCTTCTAGTTCTGCACTTAGGGATTTTCTAAATTCTGATTTAGGGGTAATTAACGTTTTAATTTCTTCTACTATCTTTTTGCCAAGAGGTTGATGACTATTATTACTATAATGACTATATATTTCGTTGATTTTCTCACCTAGATTTTTCAGATCATCTCTAAATAAAGTAACGTCTCTTTCCATAAAGAGAGCTAAATTTCCCTCTAAAATATCAATATGAGGAAAACAAATTGCATATCCACAAGGTATCCAACGATTTTTCAAACTAGGTAGTTTACCTCTTAGAAATAACGGCAATTTTTTTGAGTTAGCTAATTGTTTTTTGTAGGGATTTTGATAAGAAATATTATCTCCCGATTTCCACTGATCATGTTCCCCGTCGTAAGAAAATCGAGTTCCTCCCTTGACTTCAATAATCAATAGACCTTTCTGGGGATGAACTAACAAGAAATCCGTTTCTCTTTCAGTTCTAGCTCCATCTTTATTCTTAAAAATCCAGTATCTGTCTTGAAAAATGTAAAAATCATCGTCAAGTTGAGATAGTAAATGATATACTTCTGATTCTCCCCGTAAATCAGGATTAGAAGGCGCATCTGGGGGAAACATTTTAGCCATAATTGATATTACCCATAATTAAAAACGAGCGATCACACAGTGTGCCTTCGGCAACGCAACTCTCTAAACCCTAACTTACCCAAAAATGCCTCATACTTATCTTGACTTCCAATAAAATAAGGAAGTAAAGCGATAAATCAACAAAATGCTATGGTCATCAATCTCAATATCCCGCCCTCCC
Encoded here:
- the phaA gene encoding acetyl-CoA acetyltransferase PhaA is translated as MQEVYIVAAVRTPIGRFGGGLIGLSPADLGATVMKSALEIANLPPEALDLYIFGNVLGSGHGQLIPRQAAIKAGIPVSVDGYRVDMVCSSGMMAVSNAATSIRAGEADLVLAGGIESMSQTGFFLSHRARWGYKSLMGAPEQLTDLLVHDGLTDATTGEGMGSQVDRLCLDRGVSRQALDEIAALSHQRAATATEKGWFKGEIVPIEIKSKKGSTIIDQDEGIRPDSTPEGLGKLRTAFNPSGVLTAGNSSQISDGAAAILLASQKAVDQYGLKPIAKILGGAVGAGKTERFPEFSVLAVKKLLASLDKTLEDFDLVENNEAFALNNLLFEMDLGLAREKQNVHGGAIALGHPIGASGARILVTLINALQVQDKTLGMAAICHGTGGGTAIAIERV
- the phaB gene encoding acetoacetyl-CoA reductase PhaB — protein: MVSLGLEEKVIVVTGGNRGIGAAIVSLLIDLGAKVAYTDLATDNPQGLGIVADVTKLESMAAAAQQIEAELGPVYGIVANAGITRDNFFPKLTPLDWDLVINVNLKGVNHTIKPFIEGMYERQAGSIVCISSISGDRGNAGQTNYAATKAAVIGLVKSLAREAARYNIRANAIAPGFINTEMTLAIPEKVRDKITAEIPCRRFGEPADIAWATAYLLSPIASSYVSGEVLRVNGAHHT
- the phaE gene encoding class III poly(R)-hydroxyalkanoic acid synthase subunit PhaE; this encodes MDKPTQAWSEMATDYVNLWTETGAKMWSSWFDMMGAIPTPMGNIKPELQEATQRYFDNRDLLIKFLKLSMEAWESIFPKMQTGEDWQTILDNYTQQMRGQLNSFTATTSQSSQDVSQLWTIYLQQLQSLNHLWFDPLVLSNDTITKAWLGNTSSLIELNNIYWQKFYDETFGQWLQMPLLGLPREFNRKLLDSFETWRILYQASINYQIVLADIQVKSFEALTKKLVFLAEKGQPVKDWREFQDVWSVVADDIFEKAFCQPENLKVRGKFINSLNDYRLKQQDLMEIYLRSMNLPTRSEVDEIHRTIYELRKEVKSLKKTLGEKKEIESNN
- a CDS encoding BrnT family toxin, with the protein product MENVFVIVPAKLLDSVGEFRFLTIGQSKLQKLLVISHTERENEIRLISARLASKQERKNYESGV
- a CDS encoding nuclease-related domain-containing protein, with translation MAKMFPPDAPSNPDLRGESEVYHLLSQLDDDFYIFQDRYWIFKNKDGARTERETDFLLVHPQKGLLIIEVKGGTRFSYDGEHDQWKSGDNISYQNPYKKQLANSKKLPLFLRGKLPSLKNRWIPCGYAICFPHIDILEGNLALFMERDVTLFRDDLKNLGEKINEIYSHYSNNSHQPLGKKIVEEIKTLITPKSEFRKSLSAELEDEGQTIIKLTKEQQEILDGFYKVKTPILIDGPAGTGKTQLAISQAILDIQFDRLVLFITNSQDSKDYIYKEISLNKVKKPVRQFQEVSTDYYITDEYLIRVCGKKFFLGAGCRV
- a CDS encoding FAD-dependent oxidoreductase is translated as MDLVKRLVFIGGGHSHAIALRLWGQSPLKNVQLTLISDVTHTPYSGMLPGHIAGFYDFAETHIDLPSLARYSQAQFCLATANFIDTEKCQVICNNSSPIPFDYLSIDIGSIPAVDNVIGAKEYAIPAKPVPIFREGWQEILKKAVSNPNNPLNIVIVGGGAGGVELALNMQSRLAKIINSSSNLNLSLIHRGKKLLPAHNNWVGQRLEKIFKQRGIRLYLSTNVIEVRPDQVICSSGLVLPIDYTIWVTAASAPSWIKESGLLTDEKGFILVNNYLQSLSHPHIFAVGDIATIPDYPRPKAGVFAVRQGKPLYDNLQRILQNRPLTPYFPQKNYLSLIGTGDQKAIASWGGFGWQSPLLWLWKDRIDRAFMRQFDTLYDTLPKSR
- a CDS encoding class III poly(R)-hydroxyalkanoic acid synthase subunit PhaC, producing MWPFLTQVKLEDFTQDYLELTQKNLKGLDNLKRVKEEDIQCGVSEKEAVYREDKIILYHFKPVVEKPFEIPLLMVYALVNRPYMVDLQEGRSLVANLLKLGLDIYLIDWGYPTRSDRWLTLDDYINGYVDNCVDFIRQSHHLDKINLLGICQGGTFSLCYSSLYPDKVKNLVTMVTPVDFYQTETLLNMRGGCSLGSEALDIDLMVDTMGNIPGDFLNLEFLELKPLQLGYQKYLDFPDIMEDESKLVNFLRMEKWIFDSPDQAGESYRQFLKDFYQQNKLIKGEVMLGDKRVDLHNLTMPILNLYADKDHLVPPASSLALGNYIGTSDYTACAFPVGHIGMYVSGKVQRDLPPAISDWLKARA
- a CDS encoding DUF2442 domain-containing protein — protein: MVTLAQPKIVSVTVTDDTLSVDLEDGRTIAVPIGWYPRLAHGSPAERVNVQISGGGYGMYWPELDEDIGIEGLLLGKQSTESATSFKRWLQRRKAKQY
- the chlP gene encoding geranylgeranyl reductase is translated as MLRVAVVGSGPAGSSAAETLAKAGIETYLFERKLDNAKPCGGAIPLCMVSEFDLPPEIIDRRVRKMKMISPSNVEVDINLDNQDEYIGMCRREVLDGFMRERAHKLGAHLINGTVYGLDIPTNSTDPYTLHYADHSHGNSQGEMKSLKVDVVIGADGANSRIAKAIDAGDYNYAIAFQERIRLPQDKMAYYEDLAEMYVGKDVSPDFYAWVFPKYDHVAVGTGTMKVNKAMIKDLQAGIRARAARRLEGGEIIRVEAHPIPEHPRPRRVVGRVALVGDAAGTVTKSSGEGIYFAAKSARMCAETIVEVTNGGQRIPTEEELKLYLKRWDKKYGMTYLVLDILQRVFYRTDATREAFVEMCSDKDVQKMTFDSYLYKTVVPANPLVQMKITAKTIGSLLRGNALAP
- a CDS encoding DUF4160 domain-containing protein, which codes for MPTALRTGPYRFYFYSYDCHEPRHIHADRENRSAKFWLDPDVTLATNHGYNRRELRDIERIIREHLEVLRHEWDDFCGGDTGPA